The DNA segment GGGCGGCGATGGCGGGCGCCGGCCATGACGGCGAGGGGCGGGAACGGGGCGATCGGCCAGTCCGAACCGAGGATGACGTTCGCGCCGGCGTCGAACAGGTCGCGGCAGCGCCACGCCCGGGCGGCGCGTTCGGGGCCGAGGCGCCGGGACCAGTTGTCGGTGTGATCGGCGCGGGTGAATTCGCAGCAGTGCGTCGGCTGCATCGACGCGGTCACGCCGAGCTGCGCGAACAGCGGCACGAGATCGTCGGGGAGCGTCTCGATGTGTTCGATGCGGTGCCCGATGTTCCGCGACTTCTCCAAGGACGACAGCACATGCCGAACGGCGGCATCCCCGATCGCATGCGTGGCCGTCGGCACCCCAGCGGCATCCAAGATCGTAACGATCTGCGAATACCGATCGGGGTCCGGCCAATACGCGTGAGTCGACTCCCCGTGACAGTCCGGCTTCTCCAGCCAAGCGGTGCCGTTGTCGATCGTCCCGTCCATGAACAGCTTCACGCCGTGAACCCGCCACAGCTCGCCACCCGATCCCTGCGCCGCGATCAGCGCGTCGACGTCCGCCGAGTCCGGCCTGCACCAGGGCGCCAGACGCAGGCGTAGTGGCAGTTCGCCGCGTTCCTCCAGGGCCCGCAGCACCGCGCGTTCGGCCGGGTCGCCCTCCATCATGTGCCCGCCGGTGAGCCCGGCAGCGGCCATCACCCGTAGAACCTCTGCGACGCGCGCCTGGAACTGCGAGTCGGTGAGCTTCGGCGCGGCCTCTTCGACGAGCATGCTCGCCGGTTCCTCCAGCAGCAGCCCGGTGGGCCGTCCCGCCGGGTCGCAGACCACCTCGGCGAACTCGTCGAAGCGGCGCGGACCGGTGACACCGGCCGACTCCAGGGCGCGGTGGCTGGCCAAGGTGGAGTGCGCGTCGAAGAGCCGCAGCACGGCCGGGACGCCGTCGAGGACCGGCCCGACGGTGTCCGCGCTGATCGGCCGGTCACCGAAGACGTTGGGGTCGAGGCCCCACCCGTGCAGCCACTCCCCCGGGCGGAGGGCGGCGCGGGCACGGGCCAGCTCGGTGCGGACACCGGCCAGGTCGGTGCACGGCGAGAGGTCCACGCCACGGGTCAGGTCGGCGCCGGACACCGGGTGGGTGTGGCCGTCGATCAGGCCGGGGACGACGACCGCGCCACGCAGATCGATGTCGGTGGCGGCGGGCGCGGCGTCGTCAGCGACGATCACGCCGGCCCTGACCACGAGCGAGGTCTCCGGGCGGTACCCGCCGGTCGCCGGGTCGAGCAGGACGGCATTGCGCAGCACCACATCGGTCATCGGAAGGTCCCCTGGGGCAAACCGAGCTCGCGCTCGGCGGTCATCACGACGAATTCCACGGCTTCCGGGGGGACCTCGCCCACGTTGACGTACGTGCTCACGCCGTCGATCGCGACGAGGATCCGGGTGGCCGCCGCCCCGGGGTCGGCGGTGGTGAAGTCGCCGGCCGCGACACCCTCGGCGATCACCGCGGTGACCCGGGCGTGCCAGCCGTCCTGTTGCCGGTTGACCTCGGCGTTCAGCAGCGGCCGGTAGCGGCTGAGGTGACGCGCGTTGAGCCACAGACGGCTCACGTCGTCGAACATCTCGCCGATGGATGCTGCGAAGAACCGACGCAGGCGCTCGAGTGGCGTGGCGTCCGTGGGCGGCAGGAGCTCGTCGAGTTCGGCAGCGGTGGTGGTGCCGAAGGCCTCGGCCACGAGCTCCTCGGCGACCGGGAAGTAGTGACTGATCAATCCCGGTCGCACGCCGAGCTCGTCGGCGATGCGGCGCAGGGTGATGCTCTCCAGCCCTTCGGCCATCGCGACGGTACCCGCTGCCCGGACGATCTCCGCACGGCGGTCTTCGGCGGTTTTACGTGTCCGTGACGGAGAAGGGCTTGACGACATGCATCGCAGGCTATTGGGTGTGTGACCAATAAGCAATTGAGCACCCGGCCAATAACCCTCGCGGGAGGTCCCATGGCACCGACCACCGACGCCCTGCCGGTCGATAGAGCAGGACACATCGAGGTACGCGGGATCGAGCACATCCCGGACGACGAGCGGCACGGCAGCCCGCGCGAACTGTTCGCGCTCTGGGCGGCGCCGAACGTCAACTACGTCTCGCTGATGCTCGGCGGCTCGCTGATCGCGCTCGGGCTGGGCTGGCAGGCCGGCCTCGCGGTGACCGTGATCGGCAACCTCTTCTGGGTGCTGATCGGCATCCTCGCGGCCAGCGGCACCTCGTCCGGCACGCCGAGCACTGTGGTGTCGCGGACCATGTTCGGCGTCCGCGGCAACCGGGTGAACATCGCGATCACCGGCTGGCTCCTCTGTGTCGCATACATCGCCTTGAACCTCGCGGCCGCCGCGCTCGCCGCGTTCGCCCTGGCCGGAGTACTCGGCTGGGAACCCGGCACGGCCGGCGAGGTGGCGATCGTCATCGTGATCGCGGCGGTCACGCTGACGCTCAGCGTCTACGGACACGCCACCATCACCCGGCTCTATCAGCCGTTCTCGGCCGTGCTGGCCGGCGCGTTCGCCATCCTCGGCGCCTTCATCCTGGCGAACACCCACTGGGACTGGCGTCCGGCCGAGCCGCTGCACGGAACGGCGTTGGTCGCGGCGTGGATGGCCGGCATCGCGATCATCGCGTCCGGGCCACTGTCCTATCTGAACAGCGCCGACTTCGCCCGCTATCTGCCGCGCGACACCCCGGCCCGGCAGGTGGCCGGCTGGACGTTCCTCGGCGCGTTCCTGCCCAGTACCCTGATCTCGGTGTTCGGCGTGCTGGCCGGCACCGTCGTCGACATGGCCGACCCGCAGACCACGCTGCGGGAGGTGCTGCCGGCCTGGTTCTACCCGATCTTCCTGCTCACCGTCGTTCTGGGGTTGATCGCCAACAACGCTATGACGGCGTACAGCTCAGGTCTGGCCTTGCAAGCGATCGGCGTCCGGGTGCGCCGTTCGATCTCGGTGCTGCTCGACGGCACGGTCGGCGTCGTGGTCACCCTCTACGCGCTGTTCCTGAGCGACGACTTCCTGGACACGGTGAGCCAGGCGCTGCAACTGTCGATCGTGCTGGTCGGGCCGAGCGTGGCGGTCTACGTCACCGACATCCTGCTGCGCCGCAACCGGTACGACGGAACGCTACTGGGCGACGAGCGCCCTGGCGCGCCGTTCTGGTACACCGGCGGTGTCAACTGGCGCGGCACAGCGGCCCTGCTGGCCGGCATGACCGCCGCCGCCCTCTGCGTCGACACCGACGTCTACCTGGGCCCCGTCGCGAGTGCACTGGCCGGCATCGATCTGTCCCTGCCCGCCGGGATCCTGGTCTCCGCCGGCCTATACGCCCTGCTCATGCGCGACCGCATCGGCAGGGCCACTGCCCTCGGTGGCCAGGCTCGGCGGTGACGATCGAGACGCTGACCGGTAAGGGCACGCGAAGGACGCCCGGGACCATCCCGGGCGTCCTGCCGCGCAGAACCGATCAGGCGGGGACGGGGGCGGCCACCGGCGCCGGCGCCGCGCTGGTGGTCGAGCGGACCTTCAGCAGCAGCGCCACGACGACGCCGAGCAGGCCCACCACCCCGCAGGTCGTCCAGACGATCACGTAGCCGGTCTCGTCGGCCAGCTTCACCCCGGGAACCGGCAGCTTCAGCAGGTGCTGGTTCATCACCACCGCGAACACGGCGCCGGATACCGAGCCCGCCAGGGTCTTGAGGGTGTTGTAGAGGCCGGTGCCGATGCCGGTCTGCTCGGCCGGCAACTCGGCCATGATCAGGGTGGGCAGCGAGCCGAGCGCGAGGCCGACGCCGGCCCCGGAGATCACGCCGGCGACCGCCAGTTGCCAGGGGGCGGTGTGGACGGTGACCAGGAAGGCGTACGAGATGGCGACCGCGCCGAACCCGGCAGCCACC comes from the Actinoplanes sp. OR16 genome and includes:
- a CDS encoding amidohydrolase — its product is MTDVVLRNAVLLDPATGGYRPETSLVVRAGVIVADDAAPAATDIDLRGAVVVPGLIDGHTHPVSGADLTRGVDLSPCTDLAGVRTELARARAALRPGEWLHGWGLDPNVFGDRPISADTVGPVLDGVPAVLRLFDAHSTLASHRALESAGVTGPRRFDEFAEVVCDPAGRPTGLLLEEPASMLVEEAAPKLTDSQFQARVAEVLRVMAAAGLTGGHMMEGDPAERAVLRALEERGELPLRLRLAPWCRPDSADVDALIAAQGSGGELWRVHGVKLFMDGTIDNGTAWLEKPDCHGESTHAYWPDPDRYSQIVTILDAAGVPTATHAIGDAAVRHVLSSLEKSRNIGHRIEHIETLPDDLVPLFAQLGVTASMQPTHCCEFTRADHTDNWSRRLGPERAARAWRCRDLFDAGANVILGSDWPIAPFPPLAVMAGARHRRPARDMSRPPHGPSQSLTPLQALQGMTINAGSGRLAVGDRADLTVLAEDPLLVADADLAELPVRLTVTGGRITHRAADL
- a CDS encoding TetR family transcriptional regulator C-terminal domain-containing protein: MSSSPSPSRTRKTAEDRRAEIVRAAGTVAMAEGLESITLRRIADELGVRPGLISHYFPVAEELVAEAFGTTTAAELDELLPPTDATPLERLRRFFAASIGEMFDDVSRLWLNARHLSRYRPLLNAEVNRQQDGWHARVTAVIAEGVAAGDFTTADPGAAATRILVAIDGVSTYVNVGEVPPEAVEFVVMTAERELGLPQGTFR
- a CDS encoding cytosine permease — translated: MAPTTDALPVDRAGHIEVRGIEHIPDDERHGSPRELFALWAAPNVNYVSLMLGGSLIALGLGWQAGLAVTVIGNLFWVLIGILAASGTSSGTPSTVVSRTMFGVRGNRVNIAITGWLLCVAYIALNLAAAALAAFALAGVLGWEPGTAGEVAIVIVIAAVTLTLSVYGHATITRLYQPFSAVLAGAFAILGAFILANTHWDWRPAEPLHGTALVAAWMAGIAIIASGPLSYLNSADFARYLPRDTPARQVAGWTFLGAFLPSTLISVFGVLAGTVVDMADPQTTLREVLPAWFYPIFLLTVVLGLIANNAMTAYSSGLALQAIGVRVRRSISVLLDGTVGVVVTLYALFLSDDFLDTVSQALQLSIVLVGPSVAVYVTDILLRRNRYDGTLLGDERPGAPFWYTGGVNWRGTAALLAGMTAAALCVDTDVYLGPVASALAGIDLSLPAGILVSAGLYALLMRDRIGRATALGGQARR